Proteins encoded in a region of the Candidatus Methylomirabilota bacterium genome:
- a CDS encoding tetratricopeptide repeat protein, whose product MVRLLVALAIAAAGVAPAAAQAPSAQPAPPAREETREAEIIRARLLSRLGRTEEALAAFGILLAKYPDDQALRADHVEFLLDSGFTDRAEGELGRLLLSDPRSARVRRLQARLELERGAPSRAADILAALVEESPDDLGLRADLASARVAAGRWAQALSIYSDLLERSPDHDDWRAAHRDLLAGYSPRLQYSHLSLYQQQASHHVDEFTWKAWVAQQWWVRAGTRYGHYHQQASSGEPAFNEYIVTPLVEVGFQATRRLLLRAGLEEPIRHETAQTTLRLGGAFDDGRLLTLTLDAAVHEIVTNPVVAIPLRGTRDRATLDLSRRLTDRAVVFAHYEYRNYRASGEELGHTWEGGGRAEVALWHEHPLQVTLAPQLFFEEYTPVAGSPLREQIGFIRRRDMLGMGLLIGWEVLQGLRVQVGSTGHRDLHRQVSSWEALGEVRWRIRRWVEMRVLYNRNTDGGLLGGTEQLFTANLEILY is encoded by the coding sequence TTGGTCCGGCTCCTGGTCGCCCTGGCAATCGCGGCGGCCGGAGTCGCCCCTGCCGCCGCTCAGGCGCCGTCGGCCCAACCAGCGCCGCCGGCCCGAGAAGAAACTCGTGAGGCCGAGATCATCCGCGCCCGCCTTCTCTCGCGCCTCGGCCGAACGGAAGAAGCTCTGGCCGCTTTCGGCATCCTTCTCGCCAAGTACCCGGACGACCAGGCCCTGCGGGCGGACCATGTCGAGTTCCTCCTCGATTCGGGCTTCACGGACCGGGCGGAAGGCGAGCTCGGCCGGCTCCTGCTGTCGGACCCGCGCTCGGCCAGGGTCCGACGGCTGCAGGCGCGCCTCGAGCTCGAACGCGGCGCGCCCAGTCGAGCGGCGGACATCCTGGCCGCGCTCGTGGAGGAGTCTCCGGACGACCTCGGTCTCCGCGCCGATCTGGCCTCGGCCCGGGTCGCCGCCGGGCGCTGGGCGCAGGCGCTGTCCATCTACTCGGACCTGCTGGAGCGGAGTCCCGACCATGACGACTGGCGAGCGGCTCATCGAGATCTCCTCGCCGGGTACTCGCCGCGTCTGCAGTACAGTCATCTCAGCCTCTATCAGCAGCAGGCCTCGCATCACGTCGACGAGTTCACCTGGAAGGCCTGGGTCGCCCAGCAGTGGTGGGTGCGGGCAGGAACCCGCTACGGCCACTATCACCAGCAGGCGAGCTCCGGGGAGCCAGCCTTCAACGAGTACATCGTCACTCCGCTCGTCGAAGTCGGCTTCCAGGCCACCAGACGTCTCCTCCTCCGCGCCGGGCTGGAGGAGCCCATCCGGCACGAGACGGCCCAGACGACGTTGAGGCTGGGCGGAGCCTTCGATGATGGCCGCCTGCTGACGCTGACTCTCGACGCGGCCGTCCACGAGATCGTGACCAATCCCGTGGTGGCCATCCCGCTTCGCGGCACCCGGGACCGCGCGACGCTCGATCTCAGCCGGCGTCTGACCGACCGCGCGGTCGTCTTCGCCCACTACGAGTACCGGAACTACCGCGCCTCGGGCGAGGAGCTCGGGCACACGTGGGAAGGCGGGGGCCGGGCCGAGGTCGCGCTCTGGCACGAGCATCCGTTGCAGGTCACCCTCGCCCCGCAGCTCTTCTTCGAGGAGTACACGCCGGTGGCGGGAAGCCCGCTCCGCGAGCAGATCGGCTTCATACGCCGTCGCGACATGCTGGGCATGGGACTGCTCATCGGCTGGGAGGTGCTCCAGGGTCTGCGGGTACAGGTCGGCTCCACCGGGCACCGAGATCTCCACCGGCAGGTCAGCTCCTGGGAGGCGCTCGGCGAGGTGCGGTGGCGAATTCGGCGCTGGGTCGAGATGCGCGTGCTCTATAATCGGAACACGGACGGAGGCCTGCTCGGGGGGACAGAACAGCTCTTCACCGCCAATCTGGAGATCCTCTACTGA
- a CDS encoding tetratricopeptide repeat protein, which produces MIGVLLLLALVTPSPTDLGWAYLSRREYVLARETFVEQLRRDPSDPQTWVGLAAVYEALGDPERQIAALETVVRRFPGRRDARVLLADVHEWNREPEKAVRVLAQMPPTGEAADQPRLMRLLGLSQWLGQYDLMLTSLHEILRLGPTVRDTLEDLVVSARVLGQQGEVLPALVAYAERRPADADGQRLLAEVYDSLGDEKQALDRWRIVARLHPQDAAARARLLPEPGTSAPVEELALLERARESDPRNEAARRRLVEIYRAAGDVPRAIQIQRELVALRPRDAEALVALGALLVAQDRGREAIGVYERALELEPGLASLETTLAQLYEWTNQPARAAALLERASAARPGDRALAERVIAAASAAGDTDKAVAVLDRLARLFPDDPRYARRAADALVAANRVPEAIPRQRAMVEREPGALEPALRLAQLYEWTGREPDAIGVYERLDRAGTLPDAAAVRLAELYRFQNRPADFVRLAERLLSRRPDDAALRKEAIDTAVGLGRADLALRLLRPLVDRQPADETLALRYLGLATEAKRTEDGLGVWRRYLAATPGPKIEARLKAGRLLSDLGRPNDAIAEYEAVLAAGGDKPDAAANVSARLALAELYEATGAPAKSLAQLEALQRLRPRDPAILREIGRRSLALSRQDAALRAYQALLEREPDDLEALKRVGQLLSWSGDRPRARQALERFNRLKGGDYEVHYLLGEIYTAEHDEGRARAEYEKALRLLPPRSATR; this is translated from the coding sequence GTGATCGGGGTTCTGCTGCTTCTGGCTCTCGTCACGCCGTCCCCGACCGACCTCGGGTGGGCCTATCTCTCGCGGCGCGAGTACGTGCTCGCGCGCGAGACCTTCGTGGAGCAGCTCCGCCGCGACCCCTCCGACCCGCAGACGTGGGTCGGCCTCGCCGCGGTCTACGAGGCGCTCGGGGACCCGGAGCGACAGATCGCGGCGCTCGAGACGGTGGTCCGCCGCTTCCCGGGCCGCCGCGACGCCCGCGTGCTTCTCGCCGATGTCCACGAGTGGAACCGCGAGCCCGAGAAGGCCGTCCGCGTGCTGGCCCAGATGCCGCCCACGGGGGAGGCGGCGGACCAGCCGCGGCTCATGCGACTTCTCGGTCTCTCGCAATGGCTGGGTCAGTACGATCTCATGCTCACCTCGCTCCACGAGATCCTCCGGCTGGGGCCGACGGTGCGCGACACCCTCGAGGATCTCGTGGTCTCGGCGCGTGTCCTCGGCCAGCAGGGCGAGGTGCTGCCGGCCCTCGTCGCCTATGCGGAGCGCCGGCCCGCGGACGCGGATGGCCAGCGGCTCCTCGCCGAGGTCTACGATTCGCTCGGCGACGAGAAGCAGGCGCTCGATCGCTGGCGCATCGTGGCCCGTCTCCATCCTCAAGACGCGGCGGCGCGCGCGCGCCTCCTGCCCGAGCCGGGCACCTCCGCGCCCGTCGAGGAGCTGGCCCTCCTCGAGCGCGCTCGGGAAAGCGATCCGCGGAACGAAGCCGCGCGGCGCCGCCTCGTCGAGATCTACCGCGCGGCCGGCGATGTCCCGCGCGCCATCCAGATCCAGCGCGAGCTCGTGGCGCTCCGGCCCCGGGACGCCGAGGCTCTGGTCGCCCTCGGGGCGCTCCTGGTCGCGCAGGACCGCGGGCGCGAGGCCATCGGCGTCTACGAGCGGGCCCTCGAGCTCGAGCCGGGTCTCGCGAGCCTGGAGACGACGCTCGCCCAGCTCTACGAGTGGACCAACCAGCCGGCCCGGGCCGCCGCGCTGCTCGAGCGAGCCTCGGCGGCGCGTCCCGGCGACCGGGCATTGGCCGAGCGCGTGATCGCGGCCGCCAGCGCGGCGGGAGACACCGACAAAGCGGTGGCGGTCCTGGATCGGCTCGCCCGGCTCTTCCCCGATGACCCTCGCTATGCCCGCCGCGCCGCGGATGCTCTGGTGGCCGCCAATCGCGTGCCCGAGGCCATTCCGCGCCAGCGCGCCATGGTCGAGCGCGAGCCCGGCGCGCTGGAGCCCGCCCTGAGACTCGCCCAGCTCTACGAATGGACAGGCCGGGAACCCGACGCCATAGGCGTGTACGAGAGACTGGACCGCGCAGGCACGCTTCCCGATGCCGCCGCGGTCAGGCTCGCCGAGCTCTACCGTTTTCAGAACCGCCCGGCGGACTTCGTGCGGCTGGCGGAGCGGCTCCTGTCGCGACGCCCGGACGATGCGGCGCTGCGGAAGGAGGCTATCGACACGGCGGTGGGACTCGGCCGCGCCGACCTGGCGCTTCGGCTGCTCCGTCCTCTGGTCGACCGGCAGCCGGCCGACGAAACACTCGCCCTTCGCTATCTCGGTCTCGCGACCGAGGCGAAGCGCACGGAGGACGGGCTCGGGGTATGGCGACGATACCTGGCCGCGACCCCCGGGCCGAAGATCGAAGCCCGGCTCAAGGCCGGGCGCCTCCTCTCCGATCTCGGACGGCCGAACGACGCGATCGCCGAATACGAGGCGGTGCTCGCGGCGGGTGGCGACAAGCCGGACGCGGCCGCGAACGTGAGCGCCCGGCTGGCCCTGGCCGAGCTCTACGAGGCGACGGGCGCTCCCGCCAAGTCTCTGGCCCAGCTCGAAGCTCTCCAGCGGCTGCGGCCGCGCGATCCGGCCATTCTGCGAGAGATAGGCCGGAGAAGCCTCGCCCTGTCCCGCCAGGATGCCGCCTTGCGCGCCTATCAGGCGCTGCTCGAGCGGGAGCCCGATGACCTCGAGGCCCTCAAGAGGGTCGGCCAGCTCCTGTCCTGGAGCGGCGACCGACCGCGCGCGAGACAGGCGCTCGAGCGGTTCAATCGTCTCAAGGGCGGCGACTACGAAGTGCACTACCTGCTGGGCGAGATCTACACGGCCGAGCACGATGAGGGACGTGCCCGGGCCGAGTACGAGAAGGCCTTGCGGCTTCTCCCACCACGGTCAGCCACGAGATAG